A genomic segment from Bacillus cereus G9842 encodes:
- a CDS encoding alpha-glycosidase — protein MFKEAIYHRPKDNYAYAYDEQTIHIRVRTKRDDIQSADLIYGDPYEWKDGKWISSSTPMKKTGSTALFDYWSISIEPKFKRLRYGFELKSETDTLIYTERGFFSNIPNDDVGNFFCFPFIHADDVFKAPSWIKDTIWYQIFPERFANGDSTLNPENTLPWGSANPTPTNFFGGDFSGVIQNLDYLVKLGISGIYFTPIFKAHSNHKYDTIDYMEIDPQFGTKETFKELVEECHKHGIKVMLDAVFNHSGYFFEKFQDVLENGEKSAYKEWFHIHEFPIITEPLPNYDTFAFTPYMPKLNTAHPDVKEYLLEVGRYWVREFNIDGWRLDVANEVDHNFWREFRTEIKTLNPEVYILGEIWHDALPWLQGDQFDAVMSYPVTNALLSYFANDSIKASEFMKQITESLHSYSMNVNEAAFHLLDSHDTPRILTTCNGDKNKLKLLYVFHLSFIGSPCIYYGDEIGMDGGMDPDCRKCMIWDTKEQDHALFTHIQTLISLRKQHEAFGGHGTFQFIEANDEHNYISYTKTYEDETIFFVLNPTNSEVTVSLPLHVTGKKIINIYTNEEFSAEASVLQVTLPPYGFSILKW, from the coding sequence ATGTTTAAAGAAGCCATTTATCATAGGCCGAAAGATAATTATGCATACGCTTATGATGAACAAACAATTCACATCCGAGTACGTACTAAGAGAGATGATATTCAAAGCGCCGATCTTATTTACGGTGATCCTTACGAATGGAAAGACGGGAAATGGATATCATCAAGTACACCCATGAAAAAAACGGGTTCTACTGCATTATTTGATTATTGGTCCATTTCAATCGAACCCAAATTTAAGCGCTTACGTTATGGGTTTGAATTAAAATCTGAAACAGACACTCTTATTTATACAGAGCGAGGATTCTTTTCTAACATTCCAAATGATGATGTTGGTAACTTTTTCTGTTTTCCATTTATTCATGCAGATGATGTATTCAAAGCACCATCTTGGATTAAAGACACCATTTGGTATCAGATTTTCCCTGAGCGATTCGCTAATGGCGATAGTACGCTGAATCCAGAAAACACCCTTCCTTGGGGAAGTGCGAATCCAACTCCAACTAATTTTTTCGGCGGAGATTTTTCTGGTGTTATTCAAAACCTTGATTACCTTGTTAAGCTTGGCATTTCCGGAATATATTTCACACCTATTTTCAAAGCTCATTCAAACCATAAATATGACACAATTGACTATATGGAAATTGATCCACAATTTGGGACGAAAGAAACTTTCAAAGAGCTCGTTGAAGAATGTCATAAGCACGGTATAAAAGTAATGCTCGATGCTGTGTTTAATCATAGTGGATACTTTTTCGAGAAATTTCAAGACGTACTAGAGAACGGTGAGAAGTCCGCATATAAAGAGTGGTTCCACATTCATGAATTCCCAATTATAACCGAGCCACTTCCAAATTATGATACTTTCGCCTTTACACCGTATATGCCTAAATTAAATACAGCTCATCCAGATGTAAAAGAATACTTACTTGAAGTAGGACGTTATTGGGTACGAGAATTTAATATAGATGGCTGGCGCCTTGATGTCGCAAATGAAGTCGATCACAATTTTTGGAGAGAATTCCGAACTGAAATAAAGACATTAAATCCTGAAGTATATATTTTGGGAGAAATTTGGCACGATGCCCTTCCATGGCTACAAGGCGATCAATTTGATGCTGTCATGAGCTACCCTGTTACAAACGCTCTACTTTCTTACTTTGCTAACGATTCCATTAAAGCAAGTGAGTTCATGAAGCAAATTACAGAATCTCTACATTCCTACTCTATGAATGTAAATGAAGCAGCCTTTCATTTATTAGATAGCCATGATACTCCAAGAATTTTAACAACATGCAACGGAGATAAAAATAAGTTGAAATTGCTCTATGTATTCCATCTTTCTTTCATCGGTTCTCCATGCATTTATTACGGAGATGAAATCGGCATGGATGGTGGTATGGACCCCGATTGCCGTAAATGTATGATTTGGGATACTAAAGAACAAGATCATGCATTATTTACACATATACAAACATTGATTTCATTACGAAAACAACATGAAGCTTTTGGAGGACATGGTACTTTTCAATTCATCGAAGCAAATGATGAACATAATTATATTTCTTATACGAAAACATATGAGGATGAAACTATCTTTTTCGTTTTAAACCCTACTAATAGTGAAGTTACAGTTTCACTCCCTCTTCATGTTACTGGTAAGAAAATAATTAACATTTATACAAATGAAGAATTTTCAGCGGAAGCAAGTGTATTACAAGTTACACTTCCTCCATATGGATTCTCCATATTAAAATGGTAA
- the malR gene encoding maltose operon transcriptional repressor MalR, translated as MTVTIKDVAKQANVAPSTVSRVIADNPSISEKTKRRVRKVMSELGYHPNLNARNLANQTTKTLGLVMPSSASKAFQNPFFPEVIRGISSFAHVEGYALYMSTGETEEEIFNGVVKMVQGRQIGGIILLYSRENDRIIQYLHEQNFPFVLIGKPYDRKDEITYVDNDNYTAAREVAEYLISLGHKQIAFIGGGSDLLVTRDRLAGMSDALKLADIVLPKEYILHFDFSRESGQQAVEELMGLQQPPTAIMATDDLIGLGVLSALSKKGFVVPKDVSIVSFNNALLSEIASPPLSTVDVNIYQLGYEGAKALVDKVENAESTAKCIIIPHKLLKRQTCDHYAEKS; from the coding sequence ATGACAGTTACAATTAAAGATGTGGCGAAGCAAGCGAATGTTGCACCATCAACAGTTTCTCGTGTAATTGCTGATAATCCAAGTATAAGTGAAAAGACAAAGCGCCGTGTTAGGAAAGTAATGAGTGAATTAGGGTATCATCCTAATTTAAATGCGAGAAATCTTGCGAACCAAACGACGAAAACACTTGGTCTTGTTATGCCAAGTTCTGCAAGTAAAGCTTTTCAAAATCCATTTTTCCCAGAAGTTATAAGAGGGATTAGTTCATTTGCACACGTAGAAGGTTATGCGCTTTACATGTCGACAGGTGAAACGGAAGAAGAAATTTTTAATGGTGTTGTAAAGATGGTACAGGGACGCCAAATTGGTGGCATTATTCTTTTATATTCAAGAGAGAATGATCGGATTATTCAATATTTACATGAACAAAATTTCCCGTTTGTTTTAATAGGAAAACCATATGATCGAAAAGATGAAATTACATATGTAGATAATGACAATTATACAGCTGCAAGAGAAGTGGCAGAATATTTAATTTCATTAGGGCATAAGCAAATCGCGTTCATTGGTGGTGGTTCAGATTTACTTGTAACGAGAGATCGTTTAGCTGGTATGAGTGATGCCTTGAAATTAGCAGACATTGTATTACCAAAAGAATATATTTTACATTTTGATTTTTCGAGGGAAAGTGGTCAACAAGCGGTTGAGGAATTAATGGGACTGCAGCAACCGCCGACGGCAATTATGGCAACGGATGACTTAATTGGACTTGGTGTGTTAAGTGCTCTTTCTAAAAAAGGATTCGTTGTACCGAAGGATGTTTCTATTGTAAGCTTTAATAATGCTTTATTATCAGAAATTGCGAGCCCTCCACTTTCGACAGTTGATGTGAATATTTATCAGCTGGGATATGAGGGAGCAAAAGCTTTAGTTGATAAAGTAGAGAATGCAGAATCCACTGCAAAGTGTATCATTATTCCTCATAAATTACTAAAACGTCAAACTTGTGATCATTATGCAGAAAAAAGCTAA
- the malC gene encoding maltosaccharide ABC transporter permease MalC gives MQTSMEPAKGLNHSKHRKMATVLSIIPGMGQIYNKQFVKGLIFLVLTGSFIVAFADLLNMGLWGIVTLGTEVPRDHSVFLLVEGILALIVIAFGLGIYAFNLYDAYQNGKKRDIGTPLNSVKEQYRNLLDQGFPYLMVSPGFLLLIFVVVFPIIFVILIGFTNYDLYHSPPAKLVDWVGFKNFIDIFTLPMWRDTFLSVFSWTVIWTFVATTLQVALGIFLAIIVNQPGIKGKAIIRTIFILPWAVPAFVSILVFAGMFNETFGAINNQVLALFGIEKIAWMTDPFWSKIALIMIQTWLGFPFVFAMTTGILQSIPGELYEAATVDGATAWQQFRKITLPLVLYATAPILITQYTFNFNNFSIIYLFNNGGPAVSGQNAGGTDILISWIYKLTMTSAQYGKAAALTMILSLIVITVALWQFKRTKSFQEEDMM, from the coding sequence ATGCAAACATCTATGGAACCTGCAAAGGGGTTAAACCATTCAAAGCATAGGAAAATGGCAACCGTGTTATCAATCATTCCGGGCATGGGCCAAATATATAATAAACAATTTGTAAAAGGTCTTATTTTTCTAGTATTAACAGGTTCATTTATTGTAGCCTTTGCTGATTTATTAAATATGGGATTATGGGGCATTGTAACGCTCGGTACAGAAGTTCCACGTGACCATTCTGTCTTTCTATTAGTAGAAGGGATCTTGGCACTTATCGTTATCGCGTTTGGGCTCGGCATATATGCATTTAACTTATATGATGCATATCAAAATGGAAAGAAACGTGATATAGGAACACCGTTAAATTCTGTAAAAGAGCAATACCGTAATTTGTTAGATCAAGGCTTTCCTTATTTAATGGTTTCACCAGGTTTTCTACTACTTATCTTTGTTGTCGTATTTCCAATCATCTTCGTAATTTTAATTGGATTTACAAACTATGATTTATATCATTCTCCTCCAGCTAAATTAGTAGATTGGGTGGGTTTTAAAAACTTTATTGATATTTTCACATTACCGATGTGGAGAGATACATTTTTAAGTGTATTTTCTTGGACTGTCATTTGGACATTCGTTGCAACAACATTACAAGTTGCACTTGGTATTTTTTTAGCGATTATCGTAAATCAGCCTGGTATTAAAGGTAAGGCAATTATTCGAACAATCTTTATTTTACCGTGGGCTGTTCCAGCATTCGTATCTATTCTTGTATTTGCTGGTATGTTTAATGAAACATTTGGAGCAATTAATAACCAAGTATTAGCTTTATTCGGGATTGAAAAGATTGCTTGGATGACAGACCCGTTTTGGTCAAAGATTGCTTTAATTATGATTCAAACATGGCTTGGTTTCCCGTTCGTCTTTGCAATGACAACAGGTATATTGCAATCGATTCCAGGAGAATTATATGAAGCGGCTACAGTAGATGGAGCAACTGCTTGGCAACAGTTCCGCAAAATTACATTGCCACTTGTGTTATATGCAACAGCGCCAATATTAATTACGCAATATACGTTTAACTTTAATAATTTTAGTATTATTTATCTATTTAATAACGGAGGACCTGCTGTGTCTGGACAAAATGCAGGTGGAACGGATATTTTAATTTCATGGATCTATAAGTTAACGATGACTTCGGCTCAGTACGGAAAAGCAGCAGCTCTTACAATGATTTTATCGTTAATTGTTATTACAGTTGCGTTATGGCAATTTAAGAGAACAAAATCATTCCAAGAAGAGGATATGATGTAA
- a CDS encoding aminotransferase A translates to MEQFINPRVKDIQISGIRQFSNMIQNYDNLISLTIGQPDFPTPSLVKEAAKRAITENYTSYTHNAGLLELRKAACNFVKDNYDLHYSPENETIVTIGASEAIDVTFRTILEPGTEVILPAPIYPGYEPIIRLCGATPIFVDVRKTGFRLTAEALKNAITEKTRCIVLPYPSNPTGVTLSTEELKDIVDVLKDKNIFVLSDEIYSELVYEQKHTSIAHFPEMREKTIVINGLSKSHSMTGWRVGLLFAPSYLAGHILKVHQYNVTCATSIAQYAAIEALTAAKDAPKMMRHQYKKRRDYVYNRLTQMGLTVEKPTGAFYLFPYVGHLTSSSFDFALDLVKEAGLAVVPGTAFSEYGEGYLRLSYAYSIETLKEGCDRLEAFLKKKAKS, encoded by the coding sequence ATGGAACAATTCATTAACCCTAGAGTGAAGGACATCCAAATTTCTGGAATCCGTCAATTCTCTAACATGATTCAAAACTATGATAATTTGATTTCTTTAACAATCGGACAACCCGATTTCCCTACACCTTCTCTCGTAAAAGAAGCTGCAAAACGGGCTATTACAGAAAACTATACAAGCTATACACATAACGCTGGTTTACTAGAATTACGCAAGGCAGCTTGTAACTTCGTAAAAGATAACTACGATTTACATTACTCACCTGAAAACGAAACCATCGTTACAATCGGTGCTAGCGAAGCAATTGATGTTACATTTCGAACGATTTTAGAGCCAGGAACAGAAGTAATTTTACCTGCTCCTATTTATCCAGGTTACGAACCTATTATTCGATTATGCGGTGCAACACCTATTTTTGTAGATGTTCGTAAAACTGGATTCCGTTTAACAGCTGAAGCGCTTAAAAATGCTATTACAGAAAAAACAAGATGTATCGTACTACCGTATCCTTCTAACCCGACCGGTGTAACTTTATCAACAGAAGAACTAAAAGATATTGTAGATGTTTTAAAAGACAAAAATATTTTCGTCCTTTCAGATGAAATTTATAGCGAGCTGGTATATGAACAAAAGCACACATCTATCGCTCATTTCCCAGAAATGCGTGAAAAGACAATTGTCATTAACGGTTTATCTAAATCACATTCTATGACTGGCTGGCGTGTTGGACTTTTATTTGCACCAAGCTATTTAGCTGGACACATATTAAAAGTTCATCAATACAATGTAACGTGTGCTACTTCAATCGCTCAATACGCTGCAATTGAAGCATTAACAGCAGCTAAAGACGCACCCAAAATGATGCGCCACCAATATAAAAAACGCCGTGATTACGTATATAATAGACTCACTCAAATGGGATTAACAGTTGAAAAGCCAACAGGTGCATTTTACTTATTCCCATATGTTGGTCATTTGACATCTTCATCATTTGATTTTGCACTTGATCTTGTCAAAGAAGCTGGACTAGCTGTAGTTCCTGGAACAGCATTCTCTGAATACGGTGAAGGCTACCTTCGCTTGTCCTATGCGTATAGTATTGAAACTTTAAAAGAAGGCTGCGACCGATTAGAAGCCTTTCTAAAGAAAAAAGCTAAGAGTTAA
- a CDS encoding DUF3967 domain-containing protein — protein sequence MEATYKTKDVTNKTGIPKHIVRKYSQLLEEHGYMISKTADARIYKLDDLKLLKSIHERAATLQEDISETIPIILKEKEAPPVPVIQDKQEIQPKEKEDGRNFEEFMLKLEMLAQLNEAIIHQNSTLITQNRLKDEKLDELMQQVYVKEGSQEKMLQELVEHAARTDALQKEKMDLLMNHMYKRESKQEEKMNKLVSQIYNKDSNRDAQLMQVIREIQETKRMVAASKEQSVFQTFKSLFSRAKQEKTNE from the coding sequence ATGGAAGCTACCTATAAAACGAAAGATGTCACGAATAAAACAGGCATCCCAAAACATATAGTCCGCAAATATAGTCAACTGTTAGAGGAACATGGCTATATGATTTCTAAAACAGCTGATGCTCGTATTTATAAACTTGATGATTTAAAACTATTGAAATCTATACATGAAAGAGCTGCTACATTACAAGAAGATATTTCAGAAACGATACCGATTATTTTAAAAGAAAAAGAGGCCCCACCTGTACCAGTTATACAAGATAAGCAAGAGATACAACCGAAAGAAAAGGAAGATGGACGTAACTTTGAGGAATTCATGTTGAAACTTGAAATGCTAGCTCAATTAAATGAAGCAATTATTCATCAAAATTCTACTCTAATTACACAAAATCGTTTAAAGGATGAGAAACTAGATGAATTGATGCAACAAGTTTATGTAAAAGAAGGCTCTCAAGAAAAAATGCTTCAAGAGTTAGTCGAGCACGCCGCTCGAACAGATGCATTACAAAAAGAAAAGATGGACTTATTAATGAATCATATGTATAAACGAGAATCCAAACAGGAAGAAAAAATGAATAAACTTGTTAGTCAAATTTATAACAAGGACAGTAATCGTGATGCACAGCTTATGCAAGTTATTCGAGAAATTCAAGAAACAAAAAGAATGGTTGCTGCCTCAAAAGAGCAAAGTGTCTTTCAAACATTTAAAAGTTTATTTAGCCGAGCAAAACAAGAAAAAACAAATGAATAA
- the kinB gene encoding sporulation sensor histidine kinase KinB → MELIRDLLIQIAIIILPLFLYEAIRLNRYQEMPPKPNRYFIMFLSSVTLVLSMTYSICFGNVCGYNFHPIPIVSGFLYGGIVGLIPAVIFVAYEWLLKGMSFLPVLEVIFLLIVPLFLSKKWSLFSRDKKLILAFMISSFYVLVSLVLGMINVLLETGFTPYISQIYSGFIFASLIMVMTMVFQVYLTEYLNENALLRTEMQKSEKLNIVSELAASVAHEVRNPLTVVRGFIQLLESTEDVKNKDYMRLVLAELDRAEQIISDYLNLARPQIEKKEHICLSAQLIEMTTLMSSFAAMQGVYLQVEISESLYTIGDKTKLKQAIMNVVKNGIEAIQGNKGYLKVTAIQKDETIIIRVKDSGVGMTKEQLARLGQPYYSLKEKGTGLGLMVTFSILQAHNGTLEYKSESGKGTEAIIILPAVQNKE, encoded by the coding sequence ATGGAGCTTATCCGTGATTTATTGATTCAAATTGCCATCATAATTTTGCCACTATTTTTATATGAAGCGATTCGTTTAAATCGCTATCAAGAAATGCCTCCGAAGCCAAATCGTTACTTTATTATGTTTTTATCTAGCGTTACGCTCGTTCTCTCCATGACATACTCTATTTGTTTTGGCAATGTGTGTGGGTATAACTTTCACCCCATTCCAATTGTCAGTGGTTTTTTATATGGTGGGATTGTTGGTTTAATCCCAGCGGTTATTTTTGTTGCATATGAATGGTTACTAAAGGGAATGAGCTTTCTTCCAGTTTTAGAAGTAATATTTTTATTGATAGTTCCGCTGTTTTTATCAAAGAAATGGTCTCTTTTTTCAAGGGATAAGAAATTAATTTTAGCATTTATGATTTCATCATTTTATGTGCTTGTTTCTTTAGTATTAGGCATGATTAATGTTCTTTTGGAAACAGGATTTACACCGTATATTTCGCAAATATATAGCGGATTTATATTTGCCTCGCTTATCATGGTCATGACAATGGTATTTCAGGTGTATTTAACTGAATATTTAAACGAAAATGCATTGCTACGTACAGAGATGCAAAAATCAGAAAAGCTTAATATTGTAAGTGAGTTAGCAGCAAGTGTGGCACATGAAGTTCGAAATCCACTTACTGTTGTTCGTGGATTTATCCAATTGTTAGAAAGTACGGAAGATGTGAAGAATAAGGATTATATGCGCCTCGTATTAGCTGAATTGGATCGGGCGGAACAAATTATTTCAGATTACTTGAATTTAGCAAGGCCGCAAATTGAGAAAAAAGAACACATTTGTTTATCAGCCCAATTAATAGAAATGACCACTCTCATGTCGTCATTTGCAGCGATGCAAGGTGTATATTTACAAGTTGAAATTTCAGAAAGTCTTTATACGATTGGTGATAAGACAAAGTTGAAGCAAGCTATTATGAATGTTGTTAAAAATGGTATTGAAGCAATTCAAGGAAATAAAGGATATTTAAAAGTAACAGCCATTCAAAAAGACGAAACAATCATAATAAGAGTTAAAGATAGTGGTGTTGGTATGACGAAAGAACAGTTAGCAAGGCTGGGGCAACCATATTATTCTTTAAAAGAAAAAGGGACAGGATTAGGGCTTATGGTAACATTTAGTATTTTACAAGCGCATAATGGTACATTGGAATATAAGAGTGAAAGTGGAAAAGGCACTGAAGCAATTATTATATTACCAGCTGTACAAAATAAGGAATAA
- the nucA gene encoding DNA-entry nuclease, whose protein sequence is MKQLKGIIISIIAILSILVAVYEVLVPEETSVKKTNTYDQVLEFPKERYPETGKHITDAIKEGHSEVCTIDRGGAADRRKLSLAPYPSKKGYDRDEWPMAMCKEGGKGAHIEYISPADNRGAGSWVGNKLDKYPDGTRVKFEVK, encoded by the coding sequence ATGAAGCAATTAAAAGGTATTATCATTTCAATTATCGCAATTCTGTCTATTTTAGTAGCAGTTTATGAAGTACTTGTGCCAGAGGAAACAAGTGTAAAGAAAACGAATACGTATGATCAAGTGTTAGAATTTCCGAAAGAACGTTATCCAGAGACAGGAAAACATATTACGGATGCTATAAAAGAAGGGCATTCAGAAGTTTGTACAATCGATCGTGGTGGTGCTGCAGATAGAAGGAAATTGTCGTTAGCACCATATCCTTCAAAAAAAGGGTATGATCGTGATGAATGGCCAATGGCGATGTGCAAGGAAGGCGGAAAAGGAGCACATATTGAATATATAAGTCCGGCGGATAACCGCGGAGCAGGCTCTTGGGTAGGGAATAAGTTAGATAAATATCCAGATGGTACGCGTGTGAAATTTGAAGTGAAGTAG
- the malD gene encoding maltosaccharide ABC transporter permease MalD — MNIKRQKMLRLSLSYLVIFIMCAIIFYPLLWIIGSSFNPGDSLSGSSIIPKNATLDHYRKLLDLDSSNYLLWYKNTLKVSVMTMIFSVLAISFTAYAFSRYRFVGRKNGLLTFLILQMIPNFAALIALYILAQLTGLLDTHRALILIYVGGAIPMNTWLMKGYFDTIPKELDESARMDGAGHFRIFWQIIMPLAKPIVAVVALFTFIGPFTDFILASIILRTPENYTLAVGLYEMVAKKFGNEFTTFAAGSVLIAIPISILFLSLQKYFVSGLTAGGTKG; from the coding sequence ATGAATATTAAACGACAAAAGATGCTACGTCTTTCATTAAGTTATTTAGTTATCTTCATAATGTGTGCGATTATTTTCTATCCATTACTATGGATAATTGGCTCATCGTTTAATCCAGGGGATAGTTTATCTGGGTCAAGTATTATTCCGAAAAATGCCACATTAGATCATTATCGCAAGCTACTTGATCTCGATTCAAGTAATTACTTACTTTGGTATAAAAATACTTTGAAAGTTAGCGTAATGACGATGATTTTCTCTGTACTAGCCATTAGTTTTACTGCTTATGCATTTTCGAGATATCGTTTTGTTGGAAGAAAGAATGGTTTATTAACATTTTTAATTTTGCAAATGATCCCGAATTTTGCAGCGTTAATCGCACTATATATATTAGCTCAGTTAACAGGATTACTTGATACACATCGTGCATTAATTTTAATTTATGTGGGCGGAGCAATTCCGATGAATACATGGCTTATGAAAGGGTATTTTGATACGATTCCGAAAGAGTTGGATGAATCAGCTCGAATGGATGGAGCAGGGCATTTCCGTATTTTCTGGCAAATCATTATGCCACTTGCAAAGCCAATCGTAGCGGTTGTAGCGTTATTTACTTTCATTGGTCCATTTACAGATTTCATTTTAGCGAGTATTATTTTGCGAACACCAGAAAATTATACTTTGGCAGTTGGATTATATGAAATGGTTGCGAAGAAATTCGGTAATGAATTTACAACGTTTGCAGCGGGTTCTGTGTTAATTGCGATCCCGATTTCAATTTTATTCCTATCACTACAAAAATATTTTGTTTCCGGTTTAACAGCTGGAGGTACGAAAGGATGA
- a CDS encoding competence protein ComJ, translating to MELTISYSQLMLMNYDGEQPYVDWTDEDFERGYAEAEGTVIFEALSDYTCEVKVTPGKHIEKEEVIRTITVPFTVENESIVITSILSNKFQIPIPNGEYTVVLQAIPLEEPTDDELYKIQYEFFFESKE from the coding sequence ATGGAGTTAACAATTTCTTATTCGCAATTAATGTTGATGAACTATGACGGTGAGCAGCCTTATGTAGACTGGACGGATGAAGATTTTGAAAGAGGTTATGCTGAGGCAGAGGGAACTGTTATTTTTGAAGCACTTTCTGATTATACTTGTGAAGTGAAAGTGACCCCAGGGAAACATATTGAAAAAGAAGAAGTGATTAGAACGATTACGGTTCCTTTTACAGTTGAAAATGAAAGTATCGTTATAACGAGTATTCTTTCAAATAAATTTCAAATACCTATTCCAAATGGTGAGTATACAGTGGTCTTACAAGCAATTCCTCTTGAAGAGCCAACGGATGATGAATTATATAAAATACAATACGAATTCTTTTTTGAAAGTAAAGAATAA
- a CDS encoding extracellular solute-binding protein, with translation MKKALSLLTVSALSIGMLSACGPKDSGKKEESKAKKDYDLLVWEDEKKGVGLEPAVKSFEKKYNVKVKVEEVQMTKQIEKLRLDGPAGTGPDVVTLPHDHIGNAVTEGLLSEVKVDDTVKSKFTDLSIEAQTYNGKIYGLPKAIETPIFIYNKKMMQKAPETMDELFNFSKDFTKDGKYGFLALGDNFYFANAFMAGMGGYVFGEKDGKPNANDIGLNNSGAVQGAEYIQKWYKEKLFPKGIIGESGGSAADGLFNEGKAASIMNGPWAFQAMEKAGIDYGVAPMPKLPNGQPMKTFVGVKGWHVTSFSKQNDLATKFTEWVTNEENAKIRFEKTKEIPPVKSVMEDPIIKENEAAKAVATQSENGIPMPNIPEMQEVWKPAGDALQLVVSDKEAPKSALDSAVKQIKGNIEANHSKKK, from the coding sequence ATGAAGAAAGCATTATCATTATTAACGGTTTCAGCATTATCTATTGGTATGTTATCTGCATGTGGACCGAAAGATTCAGGGAAAAAAGAGGAAAGTAAAGCGAAAAAAGACTATGACCTTCTTGTTTGGGAAGATGAGAAAAAAGGTGTGGGTCTAGAGCCAGCGGTGAAAAGTTTTGAAAAGAAATATAATGTGAAAGTAAAAGTTGAAGAGGTTCAGATGACGAAACAAATAGAAAAACTTCGTCTCGACGGTCCAGCTGGCACAGGGCCAGATGTTGTAACATTGCCACATGATCATATTGGTAATGCGGTAACAGAAGGGCTACTTTCAGAAGTGAAAGTAGATGATACAGTAAAAAGTAAATTTACAGATTTATCAATAGAAGCACAAACATATAACGGAAAAATATACGGTTTACCAAAAGCGATTGAAACACCAATCTTTATTTATAATAAAAAAATGATGCAAAAAGCACCCGAAACGATGGATGAACTGTTTAACTTCTCAAAAGACTTTACGAAAGATGGAAAATACGGATTTTTAGCATTAGGAGATAACTTCTACTTTGCTAATGCATTTATGGCAGGTATGGGTGGTTATGTATTTGGTGAAAAAGATGGAAAGCCAAATGCAAATGATATTGGATTAAATAATAGCGGTGCGGTACAAGGTGCTGAATATATTCAAAAATGGTACAAAGAAAAGTTATTCCCGAAAGGTATTATCGGTGAATCTGGTGGTTCAGCTGCAGATGGATTGTTTAATGAAGGAAAAGCAGCATCTATTATGAATGGTCCATGGGCATTCCAAGCGATGGAAAAGGCTGGAATAGATTATGGTGTTGCTCCAATGCCGAAATTACCAAATGGTCAACCGATGAAAACGTTCGTTGGTGTAAAAGGATGGCATGTAACAAGCTTCTCTAAACAAAATGATTTAGCTACAAAATTTACTGAGTGGGTTACAAATGAAGAAAATGCTAAAATTCGCTTTGAGAAAACGAAAGAAATTCCACCAGTAAAATCAGTAATGGAAGATCCAATCATTAAAGAAAATGAGGCTGCAAAAGCGGTTGCGACGCAATCGGAAAATGGAATTCCAATGCCGAATATTCCAGAAATGCAGGAAGTTTGGAAACCAGCTGGGGATGCGCTTCAATTAGTTGTATCAGATAAAGAAGCACCAAAATCCGCACTTGATAGTGCAGTGAAACAAATTAAAGGTAATATTGAGGCAAATCATAGTAAGAAAAAATAA